From the genome of Scytonema hofmannii PCC 7110, one region includes:
- a CDS encoding hybrid sensor histidine kinase/response regulator, which yields MNSWNQHLTTKVASSFLILSLFTVGVVGSVAFFKAREALKAAAFNRLRVTATLKEGEITRWFEDQQRDFLLVTQFPDVQANVKVLLNRPTTDLKYKISHALLSEYLKNVVKLKPNFKEVFIIDRTNKVILSTTEWRKNEYEILASITYIETVEAGNSFDPIFYVSADTNKPSVTLAAPLRDAKGMRQGVILSHLNLERIDQIVRERKGLGKSGETYLVGSLITQNTFISKEYSNTQEYPEGVSSKGIDDAMNGISGEDLYNNYANVPVIGVYRWLNDQDLALIIEMQQEEAFLPARQLAGTIVLVGLISVGFLLIGVYWLTRQLKISRQQLENYSRKLEQKAYEAEAANRAKSEFLANMSHELRTPLNTILGFTQLLTRDPSFHSSQLEQLEIISRSGEHLLTLINDVLSMSKIEAGRTTLNENGFDLYGMLDSLEEMFRQKAESKGLKLIFDRYPEVSRYVQTDESKLRQVLINLIGNAIKFTEEGGVAVRVKMGNGQTNQLTPQSGIDAPRPVSTTRKLHFEVEDTGLGIAPSEMGRLFRPFVQTQTGRKSQQGTGLGLTISQQFVHLMGGDIAVSSTLDRGTIFSFDLQISPMERLETQPQQKRRRVIAVAPNQPKYRILIVEDKWENRHLLFQMLTSLGFEVRGAENGLEGIHLWETWEPHLILMDMRMPVLDGYEATKRIKAHLRGQATTIIALTASAFDEERAVVLSAGCDDFVRKPFREEVILEKMAQFLGVRYVYDVKDEVESRKDQTTPSSFTLEPSSLRVMPPEWIAQLHQAALCTDEKQIFSLLEQIPEEYATLANSLVDLVENFRIDKIIDLTQVD from the coding sequence ATGAATTCTTGGAATCAGCACCTAACCACCAAAGTCGCCAGTTCCTTTCTAATTTTATCTTTATTTACTGTCGGTGTTGTGGGAAGCGTCGCCTTTTTTAAAGCGAGGGAGGCGCTAAAAGCGGCTGCTTTCAATCGGTTGCGCGTGACTGCAACCCTTAAAGAAGGAGAAATTACTCGTTGGTTTGAGGATCAACAGCGAGATTTTTTGCTTGTCACTCAGTTTCCAGACGTACAAGCAAACGTCAAGGTACTCTTAAATCGCCCAACAACTGACCTAAAATATAAAATTTCTCACGCTCTCCTCTCTGAATATTTAAAGAATGTTGTTAAACTCAAACCAAATTTTAAAGAAGTTTTTATTATCGACCGCACAAATAAAGTGATTTTATCCACAACCGAGTGGCGTAAAAATGAGTACGAGATTTTAGCTAGTATTACATATATTGAAACAGTCGAAGCAGGCAATTCTTTCGATCCAATTTTCTACGTTTCTGCTGATACCAATAAACCATCAGTCACCTTAGCCGCACCTCTTCGCGATGCTAAGGGAATGCGCCAAGGAGTGATTTTATCCCATCTAAATTTAGAACGAATCGACCAAATTGTTCGAGAACGAAAAGGTTTGGGTAAAAGTGGTGAAACTTATTTAGTTGGCTCGCTCATCACGCAAAATACTTTTATCTCTAAAGAATACTCCAATACACAAGAGTATCCGGAGGGTGTAAGCAGTAAAGGTATAGATGATGCTATGAATGGCATCAGTGGGGAGGATTTATATAACAACTATGCTAACGTGCCAGTGATTGGGGTGTACCGTTGGCTGAACGATCAAGACCTTGCTCTTATAATAGAAATGCAGCAGGAAGAAGCTTTTTTGCCTGCACGTCAACTGGCAGGAACAATTGTGTTAGTCGGGCTGATATCAGTGGGTTTCCTCTTGATTGGGGTTTATTGGCTGACACGACAATTAAAAATCTCTCGACAGCAGTTAGAAAATTACAGTCGCAAATTGGAACAAAAAGCTTATGAAGCAGAGGCAGCTAACCGCGCCAAAAGTGAATTTCTGGCAAATATGAGCCACGAACTCCGTACTCCCCTCAATACAATCCTCGGCTTTACCCAACTGTTGACTCGCGACCCATCTTTCCACTCTTCTCAACTCGAACAACTTGAGATTATTAGCCGCAGTGGCGAGCATTTGTTAACATTAATTAATGATGTGCTGTCCATGTCCAAAATTGAGGCGGGCAGAACAACACTGAATGAAAATGGTTTTGACTTGTACGGTATGCTTGACTCTTTAGAAGAGATGTTTCGACAAAAAGCAGAATCTAAAGGTTTAAAGCTGATATTCGATCGCTACCCTGAAGTTTCCAGATATGTGCAAACAGATGAAAGCAAATTGCGCCAGGTTTTGATTAACTTGATTGGTAATGCAATTAAATTTACTGAAGAAGGTGGTGTGGCGGTTCGTGTGAAAATGGGGAATGGACAAACAAACCAACTGACTCCCCAATCGGGTATAGACGCACCAAGACCAGTCTCGACAACTCGTAAACTTCATTTTGAAGTAGAAGACACGGGTCTTGGAATTGCACCATCTGAGATGGGGAGACTGTTTAGACCTTTTGTTCAGACACAAACTGGTCGAAAATCCCAGCAAGGGACAGGTTTGGGTTTAACTATCAGCCAACAATTCGTGCATCTTATGGGAGGTGATATCGCTGTTAGCAGTACGTTGGATCGCGGAACCATTTTTTCCTTTGATCTACAAATTTCCCCAATGGAAAGGCTGGAAACTCAACCTCAACAAAAACGACGGCGCGTTATTGCTGTAGCACCAAATCAGCCCAAATACCGAATTTTGATCGTTGAGGATAAATGGGAGAATCGCCACCTCTTGTTCCAAATGCTAACATCTTTAGGCTTTGAGGTGCGGGGAGCAGAAAATGGTCTAGAAGGGATACATTTATGGGAAACTTGGGAACCGCATCTGATTTTAATGGATATGCGGATGCCAGTTTTGGATGGATATGAAGCAACTAAACGAATCAAAGCTCATTTAAGAGGTCAAGCTACTACCATCATTGCTCTGACAGCAAGTGCTTTTGATGAGGAAAGAGCTGTAGTTTTATCTGCAGGATGCGATGATTTTGTACGCAAGCCCTTCCGGGAAGAAGTCATTCTAGAAAAGATGGCTCAGTTTTTAGGAGTACGTTATGTCTATGATGTCAAGGATGAAGTCGAAAGTAGAAAAGATCAAACAACACCTTCATCCTTTACCCTTGAACCTTCATCCCTGAGAGTTATGCCTCCTGAGTGGATAGCACAACTTCATCAAGCTGCGCTTTGCACTGATGAGAAGCAAATTTTTAGCTTGCTCGAACAAATCCCAGAAGAATATGCAACTCTTGCAAATTCCTTAGTTGACTTGGTTGAAAATTTCCGGATTGATAAGATCATAGATCTAACACAAGTCGATTAA
- a CDS encoding response regulator — translation MNYRQEQPPKANILVVDDTPDNLRLLSAMLTQLGYEVRRVINGQTALKTAQAAPPDLILLDIMMPDMNGYEVCQRLKASPLTCEIPVIFISALDEVLDKVKAFAVGGVDYITKPFSEEEVFARVENSLTIRRLQKQLTEQNTRLQQEICDRQKAELALYLSQFYLDQFKDAIYFVDSNARLIYVNEAASQYLGYTREQLLTMTVPDLDPNFSRDIWRSHWQNSKQKGCSTVETLHRSKDGQLIKVEVIVNYIEFNGEGYHCAIVQKLPNF, via the coding sequence ATGAACTATCGTCAAGAGCAACCGCCAAAAGCAAATATTTTAGTTGTAGATGATACACCGGATAATCTACGACTTCTATCCGCCATGCTCACTCAACTTGGGTATGAAGTTCGCCGAGTGATTAACGGGCAAACCGCTTTAAAGACAGCACAAGCCGCCCCACCAGATTTGATTTTACTTGACATTATGATGCCGGATATGAATGGTTATGAAGTTTGCCAACGCCTCAAGGCATCACCCCTCACTTGCGAGATTCCGGTCATTTTTATTAGTGCTTTGGATGAGGTTCTTGATAAGGTGAAAGCTTTTGCTGTGGGTGGTGTTGATTACATTACTAAACCATTTAGCGAGGAGGAAGTTTTTGCTCGTGTAGAAAATAGTTTGACTATTAGAAGGTTGCAAAAGCAACTCACCGAGCAAAATACTCGCCTACAACAAGAAATTTGCGATCGCCAAAAAGCAGAGTTAGCACTGTACCTTTCCCAGTTTTATCTAGACCAATTTAAAGATGCCATTTATTTTGTAGATTCCAATGCCCGACTTATTTATGTTAATGAAGCAGCCAGTCAATATTTGGGCTACACTCGCGAACAATTGTTAACCATGACTGTTCCCGATCTAGATCCAAATTTTTCAAGAGATATTTGGCGATCGCATTGGCAAAACTCCAAACAAAAAGGCTGTTCAACCGTTGAAACCCTCCATCGATCTAAAGATGGTCAGCTTATCAAAGTAGAAGTTATTGTTAATTATATAGAGTTTAACGGGGAAGGATACCATTGTGCAATCGTTCAAAAACTTCCCAATTTTTAA